A genome region from Leptodactylus fuscus isolate aLepFus1 chromosome 6, aLepFus1.hap2, whole genome shotgun sequence includes the following:
- the RDM1 gene encoding RAD52 motif-containing protein 1 produces MEPEVVTFTIPVESNKIVFVWNITAQLPEAYIYCSLQNVFSQFGPLYSMKLLPNASVAEPGYYAVIKYFSSQSAKSAQATCDKKNLFQDTPVKVQMCVKQKGFPYKSLELYSHKCQELANYYLGFNGWSKRIIALQNISGLDDDSEEESEKHQTKLRYLCVVEVTIPQHGVSSRGVGVAEARIEKPNDPLELISKSGKAQKYCEQRAVSNAFQKILLVVFDGGKVAVEYVPCEDDTVDCLTEEELQGLIQVNDFTWTPLDPGDEDEEDWAELTFHEDSLVDL; encoded by the exons ATGGAGCCCGAGGTTGTGACGTTCACGATCCCCGTAGAGAGTAATAAGATCGTGTTTGTGTGGAACATCACCGCGCAGCTACCGGAGGCGTACATTTAC TGCTCCTTGCAAAATGTATTTTCTCAGTTTGGTCCTCTCTACTCAATGAAGCTGTTACCAAATGCTAGTGTGGCAGAGCCAGGTTACTATGCTGTCATCAAATACTTCTCATCCCAAAGTGCCAAGAGTGCACAGGCCACATGTGACAAGAAGAATCTTTTCCAGGATACTCCTGTGAAG GTGCAAATGTGCGTCAAGCAAAAAGGATTTCCATATAAGTCTCTGGAACTGTACAGCCACAAATGTCAGGAGCTGGCCAACTACTACCTGGGGTTTAATGGCTGGTCCAAAAGGATAATTGCT cTACAGAATATCTCTGGCTTGGATGATGACTCTGAGGAAGAATCAGAAAAACATCAGACAAAACTAAGATACTTATGTGTTGTGGAAGTGACCATTCCTCAACATGGAGTTAGCAGCAGAGGTGTTGGAGTTGCAGAAGCAAGAATTGAGAAACCGAATG ATCCACTGGAATTGATATCAAAGTCTGGGAAAGCACAGAAGTATTGTGAGCAAAGGGCTGTGTCTAATGCCTTCCAGAAGATCCTGTTGGTTGTTTTTG ATGGTGGTAAAGTTGCTGTTGAATATGTTCCGTGTGAAGATGATACAGTGGACTGTCTAACAGAAGAAGAACTTCAAGGGCTTATTCAG GTAAATGATTTCACTTGGACTCCACTGGATCCAGgagatgaagatgaagaagacTGGGCAGAACTCACCTTTCATGAGGACAGTTTGGTAGATTTATAA
- the LOC142208531 gene encoding ADP-ribosylation factor 1-like: protein MGNMFATLFKGLFGKKEMRILMVGLDAAGKTTILYKLKLGEIVTTIPTIGFNVETVEYKNISFTVWDVGGQDKIRPLWRHYFQNTQGLIFVVDSNDRERVNEAREELSRMLAEDELRDAVLLVFANKQDLPNAMNAAEITDKLGLHSLRQRNWYIQATCATSGDGLYEGLDWLSNQLKSQK from the exons ATGGGGAATATGTTTGCAACCCTTTTTAAAGGCCTTTTTGGCAAGAAGGAGATGAGGATTCTCATGGTGGGCCTGGATGCTGCCGGAAAGACTACAATCCTTTATAAGCTGAAGTTAGGCGAGATCGTGACCACAATTCCTACAATAG GTTTCAATGTGGAGACTGTAGAATACAAGAATATCAGCTTTACTGTGTGGGATGTCGGCGGCCAGGACAAAATCAGACCACTGTGGCGCCATTACTTCCAGAACACTCAGG GTCTCATTTTTGTGGTTGACAGTAATGATAGAGAGCGAGTGAATGAAGCAAGAGAAGAGTTATCAAGGATGCTGGCAGAGGATGAGCTGCGGGATGCAGTGCTACTAGTGTTTGCTAACAAACAG GATCTCCCAAATGCAATGAACGCTGCAGAAATCACAGACAAATTGGGTCTGCACTCCCTACGTCAGAGGAACTGGTACATTCAGGCAACCTGTGCAACCAGTGGGGATGGTCTGTACGAAGGTTTGGACtggctgtccaatcagctgaagAGCCAGAAGTGA